In Candidatus Limnocylindrales bacterium, the sequence AGGTGACAGTTCCGACCGAACCTTTCAGGATCTGGAGCGCGTCCGACGCGGTGACCTGGTCGTACGGCATCGCAGGGTCCGCGCAATCGGGCTCGTTCGGTCGGTCGGGAGTGCGAAGGAACGCGTTGCGGATGTGCGCGGTCATGCTTCCGGCATCGGAAGTCTGGGTCCCGCGCAACTCGACGAGCCCCGCGACCACTCCCGGTTTCGCAAGGAAGCCTCCGAGCAGCGGATACCAGTCGGTGGCCGCACTTTCGCCGGCAAGTGAGAAGCTCGGGAAATTCGGATCCTTCTCCGCCGTGCATTCGGCGTTCGTCATGCCGCGGACGACGACGCCGGCGCGGCCCATCGCGCCGCCCTGTACGTTGATCAGCACCTCGGCGCCGAACTCGTAGAACGCACCCGGAATCACCGGGATGCATTGCGTGACGGCGTCGGTACTGACGCCGCTCAGGCTGAACTGCGCGGAAGTGGTAACGAGAAAGTTGTCGGCACGTGCGGGTCCGGCAACTACGACGACGAGCGCCGCACATATAATGGAGGAGAGGATCCGGTTGGCCATCGGTAACCTCGCAGGATTTTTCGGCAGACTAGCGTCCCGGCGCGGCGTGCGTCAAACGCATCTCCGAGGGTGACGATGCAAATCTGTGCCCCCTCGATGACGATGTCTCCGACATCAATGCTGCGATGCAGAAAAACTTCCGGGAGCGTTCGTCGAAACATCTTCGGTCGTGAATACCGACTGCTGGCACTCGGCGGTGTCCGACCCGACGAGCTGCACGGTGACCGGAGGAACCAGTGCGGTCGTAATTTCGGGCAGCGCCGCCCCTCGCGCCTTCAGGGCGATGCGAGCGGAAAGGTTCCCGGCGACAAGCTGCATCGAGCGGATTCCGCTCGGCGCAGCATCCTTGTCCTTGAATCGAAGACCGGCATCTCCGCGGTCAGTCCACAGATCTGCGTCGGGCCTGACTCCCGTGGCGAGAAGGCGTCCGCTCGCATCGTAGATGCAGAGCGCGAGCTCGGTCGTCGCCGCGGGCTCACCGAACGATACGACCGTGCCGTGATCCCATTTCCACTGGAGGCTGCGCTTGGCGGCCGAGGCCGGCATCGACAAGCGCATCGATCCCGAGGACGACGATGTGCAATCGGCGGCGGGCGATGCGGGGCAGAGCGACGTGCGCGCGACGACGGTTTCGGCGAACGCCGTGGCTGTTGCGCCGTCGTCGTCGCGAACGGTCAGACGCGTCCAGTAGCTGCCGGGCTTCGCATACTCGTGCGTCGCCAGCTGACCGCTCGCGACGGAGCCGTCGCCGAAATCCCATTGCCACGATGCGATGCTGCCGTCACCGTCCGTCGATGTGCCCGCATCAAAGGTTCGCGTCTCGAGGTACGCGACCTCTGCCGGTGAAGCTTCGATGGCTGCGACTGGCGACGTGTTTGCCGGAGTCGTCGCGTCGAGGATGTAGACGTGCACTTCTTCGGGGCCGATCGAGCCGGTGAGGTTGCCGGCGTCCACGACCATTCCGGATTCGCTGCGGCCCGGAAACATCCTTGCGACGGACTCGTAACCGGCGCCCGGAAGCGCGAGCGAGACATCGAACGAATCGGTGCGATGTGTGTTCAGTACGACGACGACGATCTGCGAGTCGAGCTCCCAGAGTCCTGCGTGCACGCGCTCGAGGCCGGTCGGCAGATCCGAACGCACGCCGTAAAGCAGGAACGGGCGTAGCGACTTGAGCTCGGCAACCTGGTGCGGAAGCTCTGCCCACAGCGCCGGAGCCGCGCTCGGCAGCAATGTGCCGTTGCCTTCCCACATCGTGTACCACAGGACGCCCGATGCGCCGCGGATGAGCGGAGCATAGAGCAGGTTGCGCGATTCGCGCACGGTCGGATAGGTGCCGACCGCGCTCCTCCAGCGATACGCCTGCGCGTTCGCAACCCAGGCCTGGCCGGTGCCTGCGAGCTGCGCTTCGACGTAGTCGAACTCGTCCATTGCTTCTTCGAGCTCGTATTCGTGCGGATAGCTCTGTTCGCCGATCGGGTAACTCTGAAAGCCCATGACTTCCATCGTGCCCGCGTACGGCGTGACGGTGGCTCCGGGAAACGGCGTGCCGCTCGCATACGTGAGGCGATCGGGGTCCAGACCGTCGATGACCGCGCGGCGCGCGGCGACTTCGTCCGGCGGATGCGCGACCGGCCCGAACGTCGGTGCGTTGAAATCGTCGCGGATGTTCCAGCCGACGATGGCAGGGTGCGACTTCCACAGGTTCACGAAGCCGTCCGGTCCGCTCTCCGACCAGGGAATTTCGGCGATCATCGAGACGCCGCGGGCCTCGGCTGCATCGAAGAGCTCGATCATGTCGGCGCGCGCATCGACCGTGGCGTGCATCAGGTCGAAGCCCGCGTCGGCGATCGCCTCGAGATCACCTACGGCTTTGGCACCCTGCCGATCGCCGATCCACGACACGTGGTACATGCCGATCGGAAACCACGGCACGCCGTCCCTGTAGATGCGGCCGCTCGCATCCACCGAAGCGGTCGATGCGTCCGCTGCTGTCGCGAAGCAGATGGCGACGGATCCGATCAGGCAGAAGAGTGCGACCGCGACCGACCGCCGCGCGTGAAAAGATCGGGCGCGGCGTGCGGATGTCGTCGGCGGCATGGTACGCGGAGCGATGACACGAGGGGCGGCGGTGGGCAAGGCGAGAAATGGCGGCCTGCGAACGCGGCCCGCAAACCGGTCCGGCGAACGGTTGTGCGAACCTGGACTGGCTAACTGCCGGGTTTCCCTCGATGAATCGGCCAGGTGGCGCATTTGGGGAGGGCGCCACGTGCATAGCCCTTTCCATATTCTAAATATGCGTTAAACTGCCGCGAGAACTGGTAGCCTCCATGACGGATCTACTGAAACCTCTGCTGCCGCGCACCCGCGCATCCGACACGCCTTCGAAAGACGACGTACTCAAGCGCTTTCTGAAGCCGAACGAAGTGATCGGTCGGCCTCCCGCGACGACGGCGCCGCATCCCGGCAACGATCCGAAACGCGAGGCGGCGATGAACTTCGTTCGTCAGATGCGCATCTACGCGCGCTAGCCTGCTGCCTCAGGCACCTGCTTCAACTCTTCTTCTGTACTTCTGGCATCTGCTCCTTCCGGCCGGTTCTCCAAGACAATCCGGTCGCCGCGCGCGCGTTCTTTCCACGTCGACCGTCGCATAGCTTCGCTATGCGTAGCGGCGGCGACTGCGTAAAAAGCGGCTCGCAAACGGAATGCGGAAGCCGTCAGCGCGCCGCGCGGAAAGTCGGCGGCTGCGCACGATGATGGTCGAAGGAGTCAGCATGCGACGTGTACGCGGAGTTTCGAGGATCGCCTTCGGCATTCTTGTTCTGCTGCTGCCGGCCATTGCCGGTGCGGAGAGTCTGAGCTGGAGAAAGCTGGTCGATCATCCCGAGTTCTGGCCGCACGATTGCCACGTGATCAAGGCCGTCTCGTTCGAGACCGGTGCCAGCCTCGCGTCGGGCGACACCGTGAGCGTGCTCGAAGTTCGCTCGAAGGAAGTTCTCGTGGTGACGACCGATGGGACGGCAAGCTTTTCCATCGATCCGGAAAAGACCGACCTGCTCGAGATCGCCAATCGCGAATGGAAGAAGCTCAGTCCTACGCAGCGCGACCTCGGTTACGGTGCGCTCATCAAGCGCACCGATCTGTGGCCGTCGCGCGTCGCGATCATGGCGCCCGTGCTGCTCGGCCAGAGCGAAAAGGTTTCTCCTGGCGAACAGGTCAGCCTGCTCGGCTTTGACGGCAGCAGGTTCCTGGTTTCGCTCGACAGGATCGACCGCAGGTTCCAGGTCGAGCCGCAACGAATCGACATCCTGGCGCAGGCCCGCGAATTTCTGGCCGGCAAGCCAAATGCCAGTCCCTTCGTTGCGGGTGACGCGAACTGATCCGAGCGTCCGGCCGACGCGATCCGAACGCCGGACGGCCTGCAGGTCGTGTCGATGAAAATCCCGCGGCCATCGAGCGGTCCGTGCGGCAGCGGTCGGCCTGCGCTGCGATTTTGCTTCGGCGTTCCCCTTTGAGGCATGACTTGTAGCGGAGTGTGGCGTAGACCCGAATTTGCTTTGAGGACCGTGCGGGCAAGGGGAAAAGCTGCGATGAAAGACTTCTTCAGCAGGTCGCGGGCAGGCTATGCCGCGGCCGGGCTCGCCGTCTGCCTGTCCGCGGCGGCCTGCACGAAAACGGCACCGGTCGCGCCGCCTCCGCCCGACGTCCAGGTCGCAACCGTTCTCCAGCGCGACGTTCCCATTTACATCGAGAGCATCGGCCAGACGCTCGGTTCGCAGGAGGTCGAGGTCAGGGCGCGGTCGGCGGGCTTTCTCGAGACGGTCGATTTCAAGGAAGGCAGCTTCGTCAAGAAAGGTGACCTCCTCTACACGATCGACCCGCGCAATCTTCAGGCGACGCTCGCCCAGGCGCGAGGACGGCTGGCCAGCGCGAGGGCCGACCTTGCGCGCGCGCGCCAGGACGTGGCCCGTTACAAGCCGCTCGTCGCGCTGAACGCGATTCCGCGCCAGCAGTACGATACGGCCGTTGCCCTGGAGAGCGCCGCCAGCGCAGTCGTCGACGCGGAAAGCGCTGCGGTCGACAACGCCACCATCGACCTCGAGTACACGAAAATCTATTCCCCGATCGACGGTCTCGTCGGAAAGACCGAGGTCAAGCCGGGCAACCTGGTCGGCCGCGGCGACAACACGCTGCTTACGACGGTCTCGACGATCGATCCGATCCACGTGCGCTTCTCGATCGCCGAACGCGACTATCTCAAGTACGCGCGCGCGACGGGAAACAAGCCCGAAAAAGATGCCGGTCGCTTCGAGCTCATTCTCGGCGACGGGTCGGTGCACAATCATCGCGGCGGTCTCGAGTTTGCCGACCGTCTGGTCGATCCCACCACCGGCACGCTGATGCTCGAAGTCAGTTTCCCGAATCCGGAGAAGCTCATCCGTCCGGGCCAGTACGCTCGGGTGCGCGCTGCGGTCGATCTCCGCAAGGGCGCAATTCTGGTTCCGCAGCGCGCCGTCAAGGAGCTGCAGGCCACGTACTCCGTGGCCGTCGTATCCGACGACGGCAAGGTCACGATGCGTTCGGTCAAGCCCGGCGAACGCGTCGATTCGCTGTGGGTAATCGAAAGCGGGCTCTCTCCCGGCGAGAAGGTCGTCGTCGAAGGGCTGCAGAAAGTCCGCGACGGCATCACGGTCAAGCCGACGGTCGTGACCATCGAAGAGCCCGGTTCGGCGCCGCAGCCGGCCGCGCCGCCGAAGACGGAAGCGCCCGCGAACACGGCTGCCAAAGCGCCAGCGCACGGCGGGAAAGACTGACCGCATGGGCCACTTTTTCATCCGGCGACCCATCGTCGCGATCGTCATCGCGATCCTGACCGTCCTCGTCGGGCTGAGCGCGCTGTCCGGACTGCCGATCGAGCAGTACCCGGCGCTGGCCCCGCCAAGCGTACGCGTCGAGACGACGTACCAGGGCGCATCGGCCGAGACCGTCGAGCAGTCGGTGGCCACACCGATCGAACAGCAGCTCAACGGCGTCGACAACATGATCTACATGAAGTCGCTCAACACGAGCGACGGCCGCATGCTGCTCGACGTGAGCTTCCAGGTCGGCATGAACCTGGATACCGCCAACGTGCTCACGCAGAACCGCGTGTCGCAGGCCACGTCGCGCCTGCCGCAGGAGGTCAACCAGCAGGGCGTCACGGTCAAGAAGCTCAATCCGAGCATCCTGCTGGTGCTTTCGCTGTACTCGCCGAAAGGCACGTTCGACTCGCTGTTCCTCAACAACTACGCGACGATCAACGTGCGCGACGCGATCCTGCGCGTGCCCGGCGTTGCGCAGGTCGACCTCTACGGCGGCGCCGAATACGGCATGCGCGTCTGGCTGCGGCCCGACAAGCTGGCCAAGCTCGGCCTGACGCCGTCGGACGTGATCGCGGCGATCAAGGAACAGAACATCCAGGCTCCTGCCGGCCAGATCGGTGCGGCACCGTCGCCGCCGGGCCAGGAATACACGTACACGGTGCGCGCACCCGGCAAGCTGTCGACGCCGCAAGAGTTCGAGAACATCCTGGTGCGCACCACCGACACCGGCGCGCAGGTCCGGATCAAGGATGTCGGACGCGTCGATCTCGGCGGCGAGAACTACAAGTCGTTCGCGCGGCTCGACGGAAAGCCGGCCGGCGTGCTCGCGGTCTACCTGCTGCCCGGCGCCAACCAGCTCCAGGCTGCCGAGGGCATCTACGCGCAGATCGAGGAGCTTTCGAAGAGCTTCCCGGAGGACGTCGCGTACAAGATCACGTACGACACGACGCCGGCCGTCGTCGCGTCGATCGAAGGAATTCTGCACACGCTGTTCGAAGCCGTCGTGCTCGTGATCCTCGTCGTTTTCATCTTCCTGCAGAGCTGGCGCGCCACGCTGATTCCGCTGCTGACCGTGCCCGTCTCGCTGGTCGGCACGTTCATCTTTTTTCCGATGCTCGGGTTTACCGTCAACACGCTGTCGATGTTCGGCCTCGTGCTCGCCATCGGCATCGTCGTCGACGACGCCATCGTCGTCGTCGAAGCGGTCATGCACCACATCGAGCACGGCATGTCGCCGAAGGATGCCACCGTCAAGGCGATGGACGAGGTATCGGGCGCCGTCATCGGCATCGCGCTGGTGCTCGCGGCTGTCTTCGTGCCGGTGGCTTTTGTCGGCGGCCTGACCGGGCGCCTCTACCGGCAGTTCGCGCTGACGATCGCGATCTCGGTTCTGCTGTCGGCGTTCAGCGCATTGTCGCTGGCGCCGGCGCTGTGCTCGATGCTGCTGAAGCCGGCTGCGCCCGGCGGCAGCGGCGGCCTGCTCGGCCGCTTCTTCGGCGGCTTCAACCGCGGATTCGACCGCACGACGAAGAGCTACGTCTCGATGGCCAGCATCTTCACGCGGCGCGCGGTCCTCGCACTGGTTGCGATTGCGGCCGTTGCGGTCGGCTCGGGGATGCTCGGCAAGTCGCTTCCCGCCGGCTTCGTGCCCGACGAAGACCAGGGCATTTTCCTGATCAACGTGCAGCTGCCGAATGCGTCTTCGCTCGAGCGCACCGACAAGGTCGTCTCGCAGATCGAAACGATCCTTGCGGGCACCGAAGGGATCGACAGCTGCAACGCAATCGGCGGACTCGGCATCCTGACCAATTCGTTCAACTCGAACTACGCGAGCTTCTTCTGCCGCCTCGATCCGTGGGAAGAGAGGCATACGCCCGAGCTTCACCTGAAGGGCATCTCGAAGAAGCTCCAGCGTGACCTCGCGCAGATCCCGGAGGCGGTCGCGTTTCCGTTCGCGCCGCCGACCATCTCCGGCTTCGGTGCGGCCGGCGGCTTCAACATCCTGCTGCAGGATCGCAGCGGCACGCTGTCGGTCGCCCAGCTCGGCGACTACACGCGCCAGTACCTCGAAGCCGCGCGCAAGCGGCCCGAGCTCGCCAACCTGTTCACGTCGTTCGATCCGAACGTGCCGCAGATCGGCGTCGAGCTCGACCGCGAGAAAGCCCGCAAGCTCGGCGTGCGCGTCGACGACGTGTTCTCGACGCTGCAGGCGATTCTCGGCGGCGCCTACGTCAACGACTTCAACCGCTTCGGCCGTCTCTACCGCGTGTACGTTCAGGCCGAATCCGAGTTCCGCCAGAAAGCATCCGACATCGGTTCGTTCTACGTACGCAGCCGCTCGACCAACGAGATGATCCCGCTATCCACGCTGCTCACGATCACGCCGGTTTCGGGCACCGAGATCACCAACCGCTTCAACCTGTTCCGCTCGGTCGAGCTGAGCGGCGTTCCGGCCGCCGGCTACTCCTCCGGCCAGGCACTCGCCGCGCTCGAGGAAGTCGCCGGCGAGGTGCTCCCGTCCGAGATGGGCTACGCGTACACGAACATGTCGTACCAGGAGAAGGTCGCGCCGTCGTCGACGCCGACGTTCATCATGGCCGTCGTCTTCGTGTTCCTGCTCCTGGCGGCGATGTACGAGAGCTGGTCGCTGCCGTTCGCGGTGCTGCTCGGCACGCCGGGCGTCGTGCTCGGCGCCATGCTCGGCGTGTGGCTGCGCGGCCTCGACAATAACGTCTACGTGCAGATCGGCCTCGTCACGCTGATCGGACTGGCCGCGAAGAACTCGATCCTCATTGTGGAGTTCGCCAAGGCCCGCTTCGAGAGCTCGGACGAGGACGCCGTGACTTCCGCCACCGAGGCCGCGCGGCTGCGACTACGGCCCATCCTGATGACCGCGTTCGCGTTCATCATGGGCTGCGTGCCGCTCGCGATCGCGAGCGGATCGGGAGCGGCATCCCGGCAGGTCATGGGAACTGCCGTCGTGGCCGGCATGTCGGTCGCAACCTTCGTCGGCGTGCTGCTGACGCCCGCGTTCTTCGTGCTCATTGCGCGCAAGGGGAAAAAGGCCGAGGTCACTGCAACCGCCGCTGCGACGCCGGCCGCGGCGCCGGCGCCGGCGGGAGGTCATTGAGCGATGCGCCCGGCGGAAGACAATACGAGCACGGCGAACACGATGCGCAGCTTCACAAGGACGAACACACTTCGGACGATCGTCGCGGCCCTTTCGCTCGCCGTGCTGCCGCTGATCGGCGGTTGCATGCTCGGCCCCAACTACAAGCGGCCGCAGCTCGACGTGCCGGTCGGATGGAGGGACCAGGCGCCGGAGCCAGGACAGGACGCGGCGGCGGTGCCCGCAAGCCTTGCGAACACGCCGTGGTGGGAGCTGTTCCGTGACCCTGAGCTGCAGGACGTGATTCGAATCGCGCTCGCAGAGAACCAGGACCTGCTGATCGCCGTCGAGCGCATCGTCGAGGCGCGTGCGCGGCTTGGCTTCGTGCGCGCCGATCTGTTTCCGAAGATCGACCTCAACACCAATGTCAGCCGCTTCGCACAGAGCCGCGAGGGGTTTCCGAACAACCCGTCGCCGGCGCCCAACGACGCCATGCTGTACGGGCTTTCGCTCGATGTGCTGTGGGAGATCGATCTTTTCGGACGCATCCGCAGGTCGACCGAAGCCGAGCGCGCGCTGCTGCTGGCCACCGAGGAAGGACGCCGTGCGGTTGCGATTTCGCTGGTTGCGTCCGTTGCGTCCACTTACGTCGACCTGCGCAGCGCCGACCTTCGGCTGGAGATCGCAAGGCGTACGCTCGCGTCGCGCGCCCGGTCGCTCGACCTGACGCGCGCGCGCTTCAGCGGGGGACTGACGTCCGAGAAGGATCCGCAGCAGGCCGAAGCCGAATATCGCCGCGTGGAAGTGACCGTCTTCCAGCTCGAGCAGCTCGTGAGGGCAACCGAGAATGCGCTGTCGGTGCTGATCGGGCGCAACCCCGGCCCGATCGTTCGGGGCTCGGCGCTGCCGGATCTCCCCGTGGCCTTCGCAGTACCGGCGGGGCTGCCTTCGGATCTGCTGGACCGCCGCCCCGACCTGCGTGCCGCCGAAGAGCAGCTTCATGCGACAACGGCCGACATCGGTGCCGCCAAGGCGCTGCTGTTCCCGCGCATCGCGCTGACCGCGGGCTATGGAACGGCAAGCACCG encodes:
- a CDS encoding PKD domain-containing protein, producing the protein MDASGRIYRDGVPWFPIGMYHVSWIGDRQGAKAVGDLEAIADAGFDLMHATVDARADMIELFDAAEARGVSMIAEIPWSESGPDGFVNLWKSHPAIVGWNIRDDFNAPTFGPVAHPPDEVAARRAVIDGLDPDRLTYASGTPFPGATVTPYAGTMEVMGFQSYPIGEQSYPHEYELEEAMDEFDYVEAQLAGTGQAWVANAQAYRWRSAVGTYPTVRESRNLLYAPLIRGASGVLWYTMWEGNGTLLPSAAPALWAELPHQVAELKSLRPFLLYGVRSDLPTGLERVHAGLWELDSQIVVVVLNTHRTDSFDVSLALPGAGYESVARMFPGRSESGMVVDAGNLTGSIGPEEVHVYILDATTPANTSPVAAIEASPAEVAYLETRTFDAGTSTDGDGSIASWQWDFGDGSVASGQLATHEYAKPGSYWTRLTVRDDDGATATAFAETVVARTSLCPASPAADCTSSSSGSMRLSMPASAAKRSLQWKWDHGTVVSFGEPAATTELALCIYDASGRLLATGVRPDADLWTDRGDAGLRFKDKDAAPSGIRSMQLVAGNLSARIALKARGAALPEITTALVPPVTVQLVGSDTAECQQSVFTTEDVSTNAPGSFSASQH
- a CDS encoding efflux RND transporter periplasmic adaptor subunit produces the protein MKDFFSRSRAGYAAAGLAVCLSAAACTKTAPVAPPPPDVQVATVLQRDVPIYIESIGQTLGSQEVEVRARSAGFLETVDFKEGSFVKKGDLLYTIDPRNLQATLAQARGRLASARADLARARQDVARYKPLVALNAIPRQQYDTAVALESAASAVVDAESAAVDNATIDLEYTKIYSPIDGLVGKTEVKPGNLVGRGDNTLLTTVSTIDPIHVRFSIAERDYLKYARATGNKPEKDAGRFELILGDGSVHNHRGGLEFADRLVDPTTGTLMLEVSFPNPEKLIRPGQYARVRAAVDLRKGAILVPQRAVKELQATYSVAVVSDDGKVTMRSVKPGERVDSLWVIESGLSPGEKVVVEGLQKVRDGITVKPTVVTIEEPGSAPQPAAPPKTEAPANTAAKAPAHGGKD
- a CDS encoding multidrug efflux RND transporter permease subunit codes for the protein MGHFFIRRPIVAIVIAILTVLVGLSALSGLPIEQYPALAPPSVRVETTYQGASAETVEQSVATPIEQQLNGVDNMIYMKSLNTSDGRMLLDVSFQVGMNLDTANVLTQNRVSQATSRLPQEVNQQGVTVKKLNPSILLVLSLYSPKGTFDSLFLNNYATINVRDAILRVPGVAQVDLYGGAEYGMRVWLRPDKLAKLGLTPSDVIAAIKEQNIQAPAGQIGAAPSPPGQEYTYTVRAPGKLSTPQEFENILVRTTDTGAQVRIKDVGRVDLGGENYKSFARLDGKPAGVLAVYLLPGANQLQAAEGIYAQIEELSKSFPEDVAYKITYDTTPAVVASIEGILHTLFEAVVLVILVVFIFLQSWRATLIPLLTVPVSLVGTFIFFPMLGFTVNTLSMFGLVLAIGIVVDDAIVVVEAVMHHIEHGMSPKDATVKAMDEVSGAVIGIALVLAAVFVPVAFVGGLTGRLYRQFALTIAISVLLSAFSALSLAPALCSMLLKPAAPGGSGGLLGRFFGGFNRGFDRTTKSYVSMASIFTRRAVLALVAIAAVAVGSGMLGKSLPAGFVPDEDQGIFLINVQLPNASSLERTDKVVSQIETILAGTEGIDSCNAIGGLGILTNSFNSNYASFFCRLDPWEERHTPELHLKGISKKLQRDLAQIPEAVAFPFAPPTISGFGAAGGFNILLQDRSGTLSVAQLGDYTRQYLEAARKRPELANLFTSFDPNVPQIGVELDREKARKLGVRVDDVFSTLQAILGGAYVNDFNRFGRLYRVYVQAESEFRQKASDIGSFYVRSRSTNEMIPLSTLLTITPVSGTEITNRFNLFRSVELSGVPAAGYSSGQALAALEEVAGEVLPSEMGYAYTNMSYQEKVAPSSTPTFIMAVVFVFLLLAAMYESWSLPFAVLLGTPGVVLGAMLGVWLRGLDNNVYVQIGLVTLIGLAAKNSILIVEFAKARFESSDEDAVTSATEAARLRLRPILMTAFAFIMGCVPLAIASGSGAASRQVMGTAVVAGMSVATFVGVLLTPAFFVLIARKGKKAEVTATAAATPAAAPAPAGGH
- a CDS encoding efflux transporter outer membrane subunit, translating into MRSFTRTNTLRTIVAALSLAVLPLIGGCMLGPNYKRPQLDVPVGWRDQAPEPGQDAAAVPASLANTPWWELFRDPELQDVIRIALAENQDLLIAVERIVEARARLGFVRADLFPKIDLNTNVSRFAQSREGFPNNPSPAPNDAMLYGLSLDVLWEIDLFGRIRRSTEAERALLLATEEGRRAVAISLVASVASTYVDLRSADLRLEIARRTLASRARSLDLTRARFSGGLTSEKDPQQAEAEYRRVEVTVFQLEQLVRATENALSVLIGRNPGPIVRGSALPDLPVAFAVPAGLPSDLLDRRPDLRAAEEQLHATTADIGAAKALLFPRIALTAGYGTASTEFDALFMGSSQAWSVAAGLVQPIFNAGKNIRRVQIAESQMRQTLYAYERSVLQAFREVEDSLNAWEHTSAARGSEHKRVTAERRVVQLATARYEGGVADYLEVLDAQRSLFSAELDEVDTIGAQLNSLIQLYKALGGGWPVEPESVATADSEPKKACHWTGHPRAGN